From the genome of bacterium:
AATTTCTCATCTTAAGCCGTCTTAAATCTAAATACCGATATTTAAGTCGGATATCTTCACTAACTTCTGCTTCTTCTTCAATTAAAAATGGTAAAACTTTACTTTCGTTAAGTAAGATGAGCTCTTCTGCATATACTTCTATTTCACCCGTAGTTAAATTTAAGTTTATAGTTCCTTTAGGGCGAGCCAAGACTATTCCTTTAACCTTGATTACATATTCACTCCTTATTTTATGAGCTAAAAGATGAGCTGGTGAATTTACTTCAGGGCTAAATACTACTTGGACAATTCCAGAGCTATCCCTTAAATCCACAAAAATTAACCCACCATGATCTCGCCTTCGCTGGACCCAGCCAGATAAAATAACTTCTTTTTCTAAATTAGTAATTCTTAACTCTCCACAATTGGCATTTCGATATACTTCCATCTTTTCCTTCCCTTTTAGAAACGTTCAGCTACTTTCGAGATAAAACTTTTTAATAAAATATTCTTTTATCTTTTCTATAGGAATCTCTTCTTGGCTTTTATCTTCCATATCTCTTATCAAGACTTTATGCTTAGCTTTCTCTTCTTCTCCTAAGATAATAGTAAACTTAGCTTTTAATTTATCTGCTTTCCTTAATTGGCTCTTCAAGCTTTTATCTGTCCAATCCATATTGACTATAAAACTTGTTTCTCTTAATTCCTGGACAATCTTTATTCCTAAAGAGGACACTTCAGGTGAAATGGTAGCCAGATAGATGGATTTATTATCTTTCTCGTAAGGCTTTAATGACCTTTCTAAGGAAAGAACAATCCTTTCTATACCTGCTGCAAAACCTATCGCTGACGTATCGGGTCCTCCCATTTGAGCTATTAAATTATTATATCTTCCTCCCGCCGCAATAGTATTTTGAGCCCCTAAGTTTTTGTCAATCACTTCAAAAATAGTGTGAGTGTAATAATCCAAGCCTCTTACTAAATGAGGATTAATTATATAAGGAAGGTTTAAAAGTCTTAAATAGTAACTAACTTGATCTAAATGTTCTTGACAATCTTGACAAAGAAAAAGATTAATAGCCGGAGCTTGCGAAATTAAAACTTTACAGTTATCTCTCTTGCAATCTAAAACTCGCAAAGGATTTTTATTTAATCTCTCCTTGCAATCTTGACAAAGCTTTTCTTTGTGAGGAAGAAGATAATTAATTAAGTCTAACTTATAATTATTTCG
Proteins encoded in this window:
- the hisS gene encoding histidine--tRNA ligase; the encoded protein is MMIEAPRGTKDILPSEVKTWHFIEETSRRIFEIYGYQEIRTPIFEFTELFTRGIGEWTDIVNKEMYTFQDRKGRNLTLRPENTASIVRAYLENNLSLTLANSKLYYLGPMFRYERPQAGRQRQFWQLGSEVFGSNHPGLDAEVVAMVVHLLTELGMAGLETHINSLGCNACRNNYKLDLINYLLPHKEKLCQDCKERLNKNPLRVLDCKRDNCKVLISQAPAINLFLCQDCQEHLDQVSYYLRLLNLPYIINPHLVRGLDYYTHTIFEVIDKNLGAQNTIAAGGRYNNLIAQMGGPDTSAIGFAAGIERIVLSLERSLKPYEKDNKSIYLATISPEVSSLGIKIVQELRETSFIVNMDWTDKSLKSQLRKADKLKAKFTIILGEEEKAKHKVLIRDMEDKSQEEIPIEKIKEYFIKKFYLESS